The segment GTTAGAAACGCAGCAGATAACTCCTTCTTCAGGCTTTTCACTGATGGAATTTGATAGATGGGGTACCTAAAGTAATCTCCAAGAATAAGTTAATATATTTGGAGTAAGACAGCAACTATCATCAAATATAACATCATGAGAAGAAAGCAAGTTCtatatgttttggagtctcacTAAGCAACATATTCAAGATCTAAGTAGGCTTAATAAATTGAATAAGATGATAGAGAACTCGGACATACCATGCTATGGACAACCAGCTATCTGGAGAAAGATCTGAACTTGTCAGACTACGCAACCCACTGTGCTGCTCAGCCAGTAGCTCAATCTACAGAAcatataagcaaaaaaaaaaaccaaggaACACAGAAGATGCTGTGAACAAACGCAAATCAAAACACCAAGAAAGTAAGAACACTTTAGAGAGGAACAAACACAGTTGAAGCAAATACTCGTTTTAGAGTTTGTATATTGATTGTGTGAACGAATAAGTTGCAATCAGTTTCTACTAGACTACCAATGAATCTTTCCATTTCACTGGTGCACCAAGATTTAATTCACTCCAGAATCATAACACAAGACAAGTATAAGATACCTTTGCAGTCAGTGGGTGCCTCTCGTGCGGCAATTCTAGCTCGTTGTATTGAAAATAAAGGTAGCTTGAGCTATCATTTGCTCCTATCGACGAACTCCTACGTTCACAAAacgaaaaaagaagaagcaattaCTTGAAAGAACTACACTAGCAAGTAGCAGGACATACAATATGTACTTATAATAACCCAGTAACCAAGAACCAATCAAAAAGACGCACAATATGCTGGGGAGAGACAAGAGAAACCTAACCTTGAAGAAGAACCACCGTCATCAGCGAAGGGTTTGATGGTGAAGATCTGCATGGCTGAGAGTGTAGGAGCATAGTACGAGGTAACATCTTCGTCGATGCCTTCCAGAGAAAGAGGAACTTCATTACCATAACAGCTAAACTCTTCATAAGCAGACCAGATATCTCCGAGGACGATGTGAGGCCTTCTCACTTCTTTTGCTTCAGCTCCTGAAGCTACCGTTGAAGAAGATGACGCTCCACTTGGCTGCACACATTGAATGGTTTAACGTTAACCGGATTGGGGAAAAACCTAATCTCTTATTTTCTTAACTAGCCCTCGtattatttcatttcttataaaTTGATACTCATAATTTTTAATGTCGGATATGGGTTGCTAGAATAGAGGAGTTCAGATACGGTTCTGTCTCGATTTAATCATATCATCATATCGTCGGTTCTTCTTGCTTCTTGCAAAGCTTCGTTTTAGATTTGACAAAAAGGCTACAAACGTTACCTGCGAATGATAATGAACAGGGACAAGAGGTGAAGTATGTGCGAGAAAGCTCTGGTAATTAGAATTAACTCTTGAGGACATTTTCTTCTCACCAGAGAA is part of the Brassica rapa cultivar Chiifu-401-42 chromosome A09, CAAS_Brap_v3.01, whole genome shotgun sequence genome and harbors:
- the LOC103865469 gene encoding uncharacterized protein LOC103865469; protein product: MSSRVNSNYQSFLAHTSPLVPVHYHSQPSGASSSSTVASGAEAKEVRRPHIVLGDIWSAYEEFSCYGNEVPLSLEGIDEDVTSYYAPTLSAMQIFTIKPFADDGGSSSRSSSIGANDSSSYLYFQYNELELPHERHPLTAKIELLAEQHSGLRSLTSSDLSPDSWLSIAWYPIYQIPSVKSLKKELSAAFLTYHKLKPDFPETFVEDDKKVKEKGKSSSEEEVVFPPFGAMTYKAVGKVWNMPWTSDHDDRDRHEKAASSWVEKLGFTHSDYMFFFKWKFYGNLRR